The window aaatcagtagAGATAGCACAAAGATGAGACTAAAACGTAGTGGAAAGGTCAAGAATCCCCCTGAAAACCTTCAAGACCAGCCTCCTTATAAGGTTTAGATTCGGGTTTAGGAAAGGAGGTATGGAGCGTGTGGGAGCAGATGGTGAGTGGAAGGAGGCAAGGAGCAGAGGACAAGGAAAGGTGGAGGGAGCGTGAGAGAAAGGGGTGTGCAGCTGTGAGGGATGGAGAGAAGGAGAAGATGACAAAGaagagggaaaagaaagagaaagaggattCTGTCGTTTGAATTGGGGAAGAATGAGCAATTTAGGGAAAATGAAGTCAAAAAGGAGGAAACATGTGGAGccccaaaaagaaaagaaggaagaaaTTAAGATGAAAAGTTACGTGTGGAACCCAAAAAAtaggaaaaaggagaaagaaatcaGATGGAAACTTTGAgaaggatttttaaatttttttattttattttttatggaatagggaaaaaaggtaaatagaattatcaagaatttgtcccttttaaaataatattttgacgaaataaaaattatagcgcgtcgttttaaaatacgagcttcaaaatgagtccaatattgatatacttccgagaaattgtttatgaggtgaaaattgttgatcctttctcctctatttaattattcttgggcttctaatttaatgcaacatatactatgtaaagacaattaataattaatatgtagaaaaaataaagattttataaagtattgtcttgtaattaatttaacaattccaaacccaaaaaatgaaacgatgatggACATTTAAAATCtgcgataaagtaatgctcgCGATGTTGAAAATAACAGTAGcaataataataaataagaaagaaaaaaaaatagtgaaaataaagtatttagcttgtcagtaaatttagaaatccGAGTAAGCtaaaaataaaagagggacaaaattgggtgtcaacagatgcccctcttcgaccgaagatgatgtaagaatctccgggcgaagaagttgacgtagtagccaattttgtttggaccaatgaatatgaatttgtaagaaagtacggtttaggaaaattgatggaaaatattgtgaggaccgaaggaattatggaaaattatggccgaatctcaatttcgagttgcctacatatctcgggctgcacgagaatcaggtcatgtgtagttcgaaagtttttgtggattcataatctaGCAGGGGGTTGTAGACAAGTGACGAGACGTTCAAAAATGGGACAcgtgtttatagcctcctaattataaatgtgctgcacaacacacccataagtaggactctactagacacggtgtaaattcttcaaagatgccccagtgttaaGTTATGGAAacactggggatgtagaaaggaatatgagatggtgagaagagtagatttagtagagttttagcggtggaTGTGAAAGAGAATTTTAACCTACATATCACGTGTTTGttgacataggcggaattgagttcgggagtagattcgtgacctttgcttgtgagtttggtattcctctttagcaaatttgccccagttcactgcgtaagataaagttccacgttgtgctatgtccctgcaggttgtattttctgccaaaactggaattcatgtcaaaattagtaataaagttaaaaaatgtaaaactataaagagtgtaaatgatagtaaatatgattgggggaatgaaaaatgaagccgtgtggccaatgttgtctctggttgtcttcagggacttgaatgaatgcgtgatgcgtatgctgaggatgcgataatatctctagttgcagttgaagatgatagtgataaggcctccggctgtcttccgggactcgatgataaatgatatctgcgaaatttaaggtgaattcgttaaagtaggtaaagtagatgatgaaataaagaaatgaattaaGGAGTGAAGTAAGtgcatagccgtttggcttatgcgagtgaggccgtatagccatgcgatgtctccggttgtcttcggggacttggtgatgcgtctccggttgtcttcggggacttgatgctgtgtctccggttgtcttcggggacttgatgctgtgtctccggttgtcttcggggacttgatgctgtgtctctggttatcttcggggacttgatgctgtgtctctggttgtcttcggggacttgatgttgtgtctccggttgtcttcggggacttgatgctgtgtctccggttgtcttcggggacttgatgatattcctgtaaagttcaagataaaatcgttagagttgatgatgtgtagccgtctggcatatgcatatgaggcagtatagccaagtgatgcccggttgtcttcgggacttgatgatctgtctctgtttgtcttcagagacttgaatgaacatctccggttgtcttcagagatttgatgatgtgtctccggttgtcttcggggacttgatgatacttctccggttgtcttcagagatttgatgatgtgtctccggttgtcttcggggacttgacaaTAATTCTAATGACGTGCGATtctgatttaattcgcctccaacttcgtcaacctacaaaacaggtatataaagtcataaagttattgtgataaaataaaaattaaagatagggttagaaataaagccgtttggctttttaggcgaggccatattgagccagatgatgcttttctgccatgattgatagacttgactgttgatctcgcggtcttaagttcctgcactcaaagaaaaattcttagtttgggagggggaagttgattcgtgttgactcgaagcttgacgtggttggcgctccattcgtcttgtttgtttggatcttgtgatctctgtttaagcctcggtagatgaacagtagtgaaagtATTGAAAGAAAGTTttcaatttgaaaaatatatacgtGAGTGTAAGCAtgcaagttgtaaaatattctgccaacttcggattgtgacacttctaaagtaattggttcaTAATGCTTattgtctggtagccttaatcttgtcgatgcacaactgttctttcgtctatatttttccaaaatatgccccagttttgggttcagaaaaGCATGCTAAATTTATGATGCGGTgcgaccgaaccttgtataggttgcctacgtatccctccaaggaatcaggtcagaacgtagttcgtaaaatacataaagtggtctgaagttttctaataaagggaccgaacccgacgtggattgcctacgtatcccaccaagggaatcaggtcagcgtagttctgttatataaatggtaaaagatttgttggattttatctaggtgtgacggatctaTATGTTGATAGtgtacgaatcccgccgagggaatcaggccctgtgtggttttctttgatttttctGTTATAGCGTAACCGAACtttatgtgggctgcctacgtatcccccatgggaatcaggtcagcgtagttcgtacggataagatattttttggttttttttttttttttttttgttgtaaagcaaccgaaccctttgtgggctgcctacgtatcccaccaaaggaatcaggtcagcgtagttcgtatgcatgccaatgggaaaaattctaacctagtatgactgaGTCCCTATGTgagctgcctacgtatccaccgaggaatcaggtcaagcgtagttcgcatgcatgccaatgggaaaaattctaacctagtatgaccgagtccctatgtgggctgcctacgtatccaccgaggaatcaggtcaagcgtagttcgcatgcatgccaatgggaaaaattctaacctagtatgaccgagtccctatgtgggctgcctacgtatccaccgaggaatcaggtcaagcgtagttcgcacctaaaggaaaggttgcaaactaggttgtctaacctaatgtcgtactttgatttcttcttgaattgctagcttttaggcttatgttatcacctatcggctatttcaattcttttgagtggaatcttgtcttgtcccctagcttctttgttactctctcgggatgtatgttgtcttattcgtacattttatgtcacaatcgtagagttgacagttttgataaataaagtagaaaatagatgattaaggaaaatcagaaatgcattcatagtttttgcaattcaagcctccacaagatgaagcaaaacaaacaaaatcttgggtacggttcaagcatcaataaaagaaaacaagttcactacatgttcagtctaccaagactcctggcgagtcagggacggagtacaagtccagttcctcagagtctctcctggttctgcaccctggatggttggtgtctcagtagttgttgcagcaatcttcactggcacttgttttcggaTCATCCCCACAGGCACAACGAACATTGATGAGATgcctctctccatcttttccaattggcgCAACGGTCTCCTTCCGATTCTTaacttttcgataattatcatgttcacgttggcgttttcgtgagtaggcaAAGGGATGGGGATCCATATCGggtcgagctccagtgagctggatcgctccttccttaatcaaggtttcgattttgtttttgaggccatagcaatcctcagtggcgtgcccaggaactccagaatgatatgcacaatgcttggaactatcaaaccattttggaataggattgagaatttttccttcaataggttgtaccacgcctgccgctttcagtctttcaaatagttGAGCCAAAGGTTCAGCAAACCGAGtataattacgggtgttttttatgacaggaTTTGGACGGActttatgtgtggtatgtggtcgattttggtaagtgggagcttggaaaagtgggttttgatagtgaggtgctcTAGGTTGGCaatagtttgcttgggtgttgtagacagggtaatgGAATAGTGGAACTTGGTAGGGTTTGGCGTAGTGGTAAGGATAGAAAGGCTGTTGTGGATGGTCAGAGTATGTAATGGCTTGTTTTAGcggagtaattgtaggtggtgggttagtgttgatgggtaaaggaatgtaaggagtatgacctagtgattggtttggtgggttgacgggtggtggatcagGAGTAGCATGGGTAGTGCAggttggaggtaagttgttgtggGTAGGTATAGTGTTTTgcggaggaaaatgttcaggggctggagattcaagtgatggaaaacgaggcgGGTTTGGTGTGACGTTCCTAGGTTCAGGAggcggactttggagtgtaaTAGATGAGTTGATCATGTTtctaacccgattcagttctctgcgtagatcctcaatctcttgagttaggcgggcgatatgttcatcctgTTGGATAGTATTGCTATGTTCAGAAGTCTCAGGGGGATCATTAGAAACCATGATGTTTTCCGGACCAGTCGAAATAGGTGCGGTAATATTtgcctttccttgaacaacccagctgcgttgaggtaacgatgatgtttttgaccttgtgatgtaaggatggtcggccattgagtgtcaacacgaatcaactctctgttttgggaataagataaaataaacATACAGTATAGATGATGTTAgtttcatgaacatatctaggtaaagtcatgatcacgtaaagtcaagtaaggcatgtagcaaataatttatcaaagagagtcaaacgagttgtcaaacagatgtaaacgattatataaaaaaataaaaaaaataaaaaaaaaacgcgtcctaatatgcatctgacctctttgtgccagaggtaggcctaacgtttgtttgaagggtaaagtgtgccataatatgtcatcctgttgctttgattaattaaacagattctatttccccaaaaataaagtacaaaaaatTGTGTAAcatttattacatatcaaatgaatacaacaagaagtgtttcctaatctaagtaaagtaaataaaatttctgTGCCTAACTTCTAGTTTCTATTTTTGATGTCCTTGATCTTcatcatttgttgtactccaatgcaaatccatacctgtcatagaaacgttaatcatccttccctcctaaagtttaattaattaaagcaaatagtcaatatttaggcacagttatccttcaaacatgcacataaagtatgattggtgtcacttggggtcgtgaacccgcttggacgtttgggtaaagtcatctaatggatttaatacaccaagggtattaaacctcctaggtcatgaaatgtatgttcttaataaagggtgttggtttagctctatcttaggctgactaagagttggcttcctatgacacaaggttctcccaagcggacaacttgggagtggaaagtccgtggccgtcgactgcaccgctgatcgactaaatccacaagatcaatccaactaaaggggtaatttagtagtgaacgggcgcgaaccgcgaagccgttttgagtgtgtgaatatgtgtgagttttccaggagtggaagaaatatgaacggaatgacagtttatcaaagcaataacacataaacagtatatatcaaacaaacagtttatatcaagcaaacaattaatagcatgtaaaaacagttaacaaaacaaataaagtaattaaaataagcacacaaaacctatttaaactaagtccgttatggttagaacctaagtgagtccccagcagagtcgccaagctgtcacaccccattttaacccgtgAGAGTTAaatttagaagtatgacgtattggagattcctgtttttcgcgcaatgaactgggatgtcgaagcctcgaatctacgctcgaactcgaacgaacccaaAACAGAATGGAATTTAAACAAGAATCCCAGATTTAGAGTAGGTAAAGTAGAAAATGTTGAAGGTAGTAAAGTATCCCTTCTTTGATGAATCAAGCCAGATATATTAAAAAAAGGAGTAGGGATTCCTTTTCTTCGAAAACGTTCAGTCCTCAAAAATCTGAAAAATCCCCTTTATACTCGAACTCGAAATAAAAGAAACCAAACAGAAATAATGTTTTGAGATTACAAACTGAGGTCAAGAAAAACGAAAAATGGTATTCCCCCTTTtccaaaactaaaaaaaaatcagtagAGATAGCACAAAGATGAGACTAAAACGTAGTGGAAAGGTCAAGAATCCCCCTGAAAACCTTCAAGACCAGCCTCCTTATAAGGTTTAGATTCGGGTTTAGGAAAGGAGGTATGGAGCGTGTGGGAGCAGATGGTGAGTGGAAGGAGGCAAGGAGCAGAGGACAAGGAAAGGTGGAGGGAGCGTGAGAGAAAGGGGTGTGCAGCTGTGAGGGATGGAGAGAAGGAGAAGATGACAAAGaagagggaaaagaaagagaaagaggattCTGTCGTTTGAATTGGGGAAGAATGAGCAATTTAGGGAAAATGAAGTCAAAAAGGAGGAAACATGTGGAGccccaaaaagaaaagaaggaagaaaTTAAGATGAAAAGTTACGTGTGGAACCCAAAAAAtaggaaaaaggagaaagaaatcaGATGGAAACTTTGAgaaggatttttaaatttttttattttattttttatggaatagggaaaaaaggtaaatagaattatcaagaatttgtcccttttaaaataatattttgacgaaataaaaattatagcgcgtcgttttaaaatacgagcttcaaaatgagtccaatattgatatacttccgagaaattgtttatgaggtgaaaattgctGATCCtttctcctctatttaattattcttgggcttctaatttaatgcaacatatactatgtaaagacaattaataattaatatgtagaaaaaataaagattttataaagtattgtcttgtaattaatttaacaattccaaacccaaaaaatgaaacgatgatggACATTTAAAATCtgcgataaagtaatgctcgCGATGTTGAAAATAACAGTAGcaataataataaataagaaagaaaaaaaatagtgaaaataaagtatttagcttgtcagtaaatttagaaatccGAGTAAGCtaaaaataaaagagggacaaaattgggtgtcaacagtatgttgattaaattgttttgaaagttattgaattgaattgaattggatgttgaagtgttgctagaataattgctagtattgttgatagtttggccgggttgaattcccggattgttgttgatttaaAGTTGGCCGAgttggaatctcggggatggtgtatttacaggggaggtgctgccgaaatttcggcagaccataagtgaatgtacttgaaaggttaagacaagtatatgtcaatgaatctaacgataatgtcaatcttcttgcatgtagattaacaagttggacgaataagcgtagctagtaaggcgtggcacaggtatgttaaggcttgtcccttttcttccaaaggcatgatcctcaagtcgtaatgtctcaaatgttttttttatatattttctttacttgcaaaagctataagtctatgacttcaaggtataagtcttttcctaaaagttcataattgtttttcttcaaaatgcccatattttccgaaaaccaagttttaagagataggaaactcttatgactaagatgatgaatatgatgttataatgacaacgatgaagtcaaatatgagaaaatgtctatgataaATATGTtaacgatatgttcctaccatgaatatgacaatatgaaaaggttaaactatttcttgacatctcaactctattatggataatgactactttaaaggttccaagtatatgaaacgatgccttatgatcctgttttatgttttctcatgatgacactcttcattgatagtctcgccttataatactagtcccttcaaggtgagacacgacacCCATGAccattccataatataatcggaggttaccgaccttacgtcactccgatggatacatgattttctttgggctctcatgcatgctatatatatgtatatggggaagatgggaaaaagggcagagcgctatagacgttgatatatgtatatgtatatgtatatgtatatgtatatggagaagatgggaaaagggcagagcgctatagacgctattcacctgatcagttggcactgtatgacatgatatcgtcccggatgcgggatgcccggacgcgggatatatgggcgagccgacgtatttcggcgctatgacatgatatgatacgatatgatatgatacgatacgatatgatacgatatgatatgatatgatacgatatgatatgatatgatatgatacgctacgatatgatatgatatgatacgatacgatatgatatgatatgacatgatatgacatgatatgatatgatatgatatgatatgatatgctatgactagataagcatgcatgacatccgccctaaggggcactcacatgtacaggttactcctttATCTTATGATATGCACTATATTCCTATATAGTTAATACTCGTATGTTCATCTCTTATTATGATATGCACTATATTCCTATACAGTTAATACTCGTAtgttcatctcttactatgttgcTATTGATccgttacatactcagtacattgctcgtactgacccctcttcttcgggggctacgtttcatgccgcgcaggtacacccagatgagttgaagctagcataggagatgttccagcggagttggtaggctccacttgtcctggagtgctaccgagtcagagtacatgtgctatgacgctttgttcgaagttagagactttgcagacagagtcgtgggtatcgggagtcagtttgtattatgatataaatgTTACGcagttatagcttttatttgatttgaaagcaacaaaaagaatatttcagtaagctttattatgtgTACTTGACTTAGAGGTTCAAAAGATGATCTatataataagagtcagcgggttcgctcggctccggatatggggccgggtgcccatcacaccctagtaagatcggggtgtgacaataaggCACAACCCATTGGTTATTCATTTCTATTCCGCGCACACTCTCTGTCTTTCCATCACTTCTTCTTTTGTAAATAGGTTATCCATCCTTTGCTTGAATTGACTTGTTGCTGATAGGGTGGGGATAATGATATTTGCATTGGCCGTTTTGCATGCATGTATTTATTGGGCTCTTGTTCCCATATGGACCATGCATCATATTCTTGACTACTAATTCATGCAAATGGGATATTGAGATTTGTCAGGAATCTCTGCAGAAATAAATTGGTCATATTGATCTGCAGATTTAATATTGTGGCCTTCTTTTAGTATGAGCAAAAGGTGTATGTGTGGTAGTCCTTGTTTTTGGAATTCTACCACAAATACATGTGCCGCAACAATTGCAAATATTCTTTTTTGAAAATTTGGTCTTTTAGATCCTGCAATTTCGCTCTAAATACTCTTGTCACCAAGTCGGGTCTATCTTGAGGAGTTTGACCAGCGCCCAGTTCTCGTTGGATCTCAACCCAATCAGGATTACACGTCATTGTTATGAAAAGATCAGATCTTCCAAAATGCTGAACCAAAGCCATTGCGTCCATATACCGCCTTCGCATATCTCTTGGGCCCCCAATAAAAGATGCCGGAAGTAGTATTCTTTGACCAGTTTTATCTCCTCTGTATTCTCCCGCCATGACGCTATCAACAATACCTTGATAAACCTCTCTTCTAAAATTTGATTGTTCATTTCTGAAATATTCGAGCCTAGTTGTTTCAAGTTTTATGTACATGTCAACCACAAATTGTTGCAGTAATCTTCCACATAGCAGTATTATGGTCCTCTCTCCTTCCCGTACTTGTAACTTACAACAGTAATACTCTCTAGAGGAAACCGCGCCTTTTGTCTAGCGGTGCACATCTACAAGTGTTAGTAATATTATTAAAATAGTATGTTAgttataaaatttaaataaaagaaaagtgtAAGTTTCTGCAATTGATAAACTTATGGCCTATTCTCAGATGTGTTTTGTATTCagatatatgtatgttgtagttgTATTGGCTTGTCTTTACATTCCTAGCAGCAGTATTTTGATCCTCTCTGATCCTCATTATTTTTCGACAATGTCATTTTTTAAGGGTTGTTTGAAATATACCAACAAACCACACATTTATACCCCGCCAATTTAATCATTAGGTTGTGAATGCAACAGAGTCGAAAGGGAATCCACAATTGTAGTAGTACAACTCTTAATCATAATGGCTTGTTGGTAATAGCTTGAATGAGTAGAAGTCATATCAAAATTACCACAGTACAATATATTCCCtctttgttaatttttttttaacttttgaaCAATGTTAGTGTAATGTAACTATAATGTTGCCGAAAGTGTGACACGTTACCTTGGTCCTCGTTGACAAATATTGCATCTGCTGATATAAATGTTGGAATATCATTGGTGAGAGTTCTGGCATGGTCATTGCTTGTGTGATGTTGTCTTTTGTTCTGCTTCCTTATTCCTTGATGCCACCCGCCTTCGCCTCTTGGGAAAATTAAAGGATGTTGCAGCGGATCATAACAGCCATAATAGTGCTTGACTCTATGTATGTTCCCCGAATGTTTGTGAACAATGATCTCTCGCTCAAAAGGTATATTTGGATTGTTTCCTTCTATCCAAATTGCTGCAACTTGATCTACTTAGGGTGTGTTGTACACTCGTTGATCCAGAGAGGCATTTGCAGCAATTCGAAGTTGGAGATTTTAAAAGGTGGAATGGTCTTTTAGTTGGCGAGAGATTTGTGCATACGGGTTTCCATCCATTATATGTTTGATCTTTCTCATGGTTATGTCTGACAAGTTACCCTCTTTTACTTTTTATTTCCTATTAGACTACTCGTTGTCCGTATCAAAAAAGTATAGCTGGAAATAACAGGGATTCTTATCATGTGGTACCAATGATGGAAGATCGTGATATATTTGACCCTGTGCCCTAAAAGCGTACACTCCTTTTCTTGAAGATGCTATTTCCTTATCAAGGGTAACCCAGAATGATGTAAAACCAAAGATGTTGTTGTATGCGCAGACCTTTTTGCGGAACTCAATAGCGCCTTCTGTATCCTTCACAAACATTTCATATAGTTTTGCAGGAGCTTCAGTGCTTGCCAATTTGATATATCCGTTTCCACAACAAAATGTTGGAGGTTCATGTTGAAACCTTTTAGCGGCACAGTAAATGCAATCCGgaaccattttcaactcatgaaCCTGTGATAATGATAAGTTGTAAGCCAAACCTCTTGCATATATATATGGTCGGAGATACTTTAAATTACTGATTTCAAAAAGGTAGTAAATATAAAAGTTATCTGATATATGAATATGTTTTTCATTTGATTTACCTCCAGCTTCAGTCTCTTCAGATAAAGCTCTAAATAGCCAATTAACTTTAGGTTGCTTCTTCAAATGCAGTTCTTCAACTTGTAGATCTATTATCGGCCGGGTTGATACTATATATTTTTCCACCCTTCGCAACGCGCTAAGCAATTGCTTTTTCTCTATAATTAGGACaacaatttatttatttagtCACAAACGTATATGTTTCGTGTTTACGTGTGTATGTGAATGTGATGACCCATTGGGTTCGGTCccacaataaaaagaaaaaaaaaagaaaaaagaatgtgGTGACCCATCATGAGCCACGTATCAATCTTTATTTTTCCTGCAATATATGAGATCTTACCTGTGTAACTTGCATCATTGGTTGGGTGGTTGACATGTTCATCATCTCTGTTGGTATACATAAGGGATTTTCCTTTGTCACCTATTGAATTTGTTATGCCAAGGGAAATGATTACGTTGGGTAGATAATGCTCATACGATATTTAATACGTAGTTGGTACGTGTATTTATAAGCATCAGATTATAGTAATGATAGAAACACAAGTCACTTAATTTACATGTAACAACATGAAACTATAAAAGCATATTATTTTACTGGTTTTTTAGTCATTTGGATTTGGCGACATACAATTGTTTGTTATTGTTAGTAATATAATACTATCTAACTTGTAGTACTTCTTAAAAAAGATAAGACATGTATTGTCAAGGGTGCAGTTTGGTCACAAACCGTATGAGATCTTACATGTATAGCTTGGCTGTTTTGGTGTCTGATTTGTTGTTCCTTTGGCATGTTGTTGAGTTTGGCATCCACCAGCGATGGATTTGCCTTTAAC is drawn from Lycium barbarum isolate Lr01 chromosome 8, ASM1917538v2, whole genome shotgun sequence and contains these coding sequences:
- the LOC132608159 gene encoding uncharacterized protein LOC132608159, producing MAGEYRGDKTGQRILLPASFIGGPRDMRRRYMDAMALVQHFGRSDLFITMTCNPDWVEIQRELGAGQTPQDRPDLVTRVFRAKLQDLKDQIFKKEYLQLLRHMYLW